A window of Paenibacillus polygoni contains these coding sequences:
- a CDS encoding MsnO8 family LLM class oxidoreductase encodes MNPIGSTSLELGILDLVPRLMDVTAEEAIRQSVHLAMKGEEWGYTRYWTSEHHNLPGTESASPEVLLSHIGAKTNRIRLGSGAVLLPYHHPIRVAESYHMLASLYPGRVELGIGRAPGGSAHLSMALAGNYLEKVAKYPELIKQLQDLLHGKYSFDGEPIAAKPVPEIPPALWLLGTNVKSAEYAAQFGTGYVFGQFMSEQDAAEMLQKYREQFIPSENLTKPKASIAVNVICAPSADEALSWKEEALILHRKATGGIVEVPPYPVIFGNPKQVKEELLVLAQKTGCNEILISTRVASYEQRLLSYGLLGEEMSKG; translated from the coding sequence ATGAACCCAATTGGTTCTACATCATTAGAATTAGGAATTTTAGACCTCGTTCCCAGATTAATGGATGTAACCGCCGAAGAAGCAATTCGCCAGTCTGTTCATCTCGCGATGAAAGGAGAAGAGTGGGGATATACAAGATACTGGACATCAGAACATCATAATCTTCCAGGTACAGAATCTGCGAGTCCAGAAGTATTACTATCTCACATCGGAGCAAAAACAAATCGGATTAGGCTTGGATCAGGAGCTGTACTGCTTCCCTACCATCATCCGATTCGGGTAGCTGAAAGTTATCATATGCTGGCTTCCCTCTATCCTGGACGTGTTGAGCTTGGAATTGGGCGCGCTCCAGGGGGATCGGCCCATTTATCAATGGCTCTTGCCGGTAATTACTTAGAGAAAGTGGCCAAGTATCCGGAACTTATTAAACAGCTTCAAGATTTGCTTCACGGAAAATATAGTTTTGATGGGGAGCCGATTGCGGCTAAGCCCGTACCGGAGATTCCTCCTGCTTTGTGGCTGTTAGGGACCAATGTGAAAAGTGCGGAATATGCCGCGCAGTTTGGAACGGGTTATGTATTCGGTCAGTTTATGAGTGAACAGGATGCTGCGGAGATGCTGCAAAAATATAGGGAGCAGTTTATCCCTTCCGAGAATCTTACGAAACCAAAAGCGAGTATTGCGGTCAATGTAATCTGTGCTCCTTCTGCAGATGAAGCTCTTTCCTGGAAAGAGGAAGCGCTCATCTTACACCGGAAAGCGACGGGCGGAATTGTAGAGGTGCCGCCTTATCCAGTCATCTTCGGAAATCCAAAACAGGTCAAAGAGGAGCTGCTAGTGCTTGCACAAAAAACAGGGTGTAACGAGATCCTTATCTCTACCCGTGTGGCATCCTATGAACAACGTTTATTATCCTATGGATTATTAGGGGAAGAAATGAGCAAAGGGTAA
- a CDS encoding glycosyltransferase WbsX family protein, translated as MKLIAYFLPQFHQIDENDAWWGEGFTEWTNTRKNKPLYKRHVQPKEPLKDLYYNLMDASIRKWQADAARSHGIYGFCYYHYWFKGKRLLEKPFQSVLKSGEPDFPFCLSWANEPWTRKWDGGNNEILMPQDYGDENDWAEHFDELLTAFQDPRYIRVQNKPLFIIYRPGAIPRCEEMLRFWNQLAIRSGLEGIYFARTLGGFEIPPQSGFEASIEFEPHYTFAHGHNANLWSYISTKDGEHLVFDYDRVWEMILGRSPHRSGETIFPGAYVNWDNTPRIGARGQSCIGSTPEKFSYYLTKQMNRAASIYQSEFVFINAWNEWAEGTYLEPDKKHHFSYLEAVQKAVTRHEKYMEGNTKLSKKR; from the coding sequence ATGAAACTGATTGCTTATTTTCTTCCTCAGTTCCATCAGATTGACGAAAACGATGCCTGGTGGGGAGAGGGATTCACCGAATGGACCAATACGCGAAAAAACAAACCATTATATAAAAGACATGTTCAGCCGAAAGAACCGCTAAAAGATTTGTATTATAACTTAATGGATGCTTCCATTCGAAAATGGCAGGCAGATGCGGCTAGGTCTCACGGCATTTATGGATTTTGTTACTACCATTATTGGTTTAAAGGAAAACGTCTGCTTGAAAAGCCGTTCCAATCTGTTCTGAAATCAGGGGAACCTGATTTTCCTTTTTGTCTATCCTGGGCTAATGAACCTTGGACACGTAAATGGGATGGCGGAAATAATGAAATCCTCATGCCTCAAGATTATGGCGATGAAAACGACTGGGCAGAGCATTTTGATGAACTTCTGACTGCCTTTCAAGACCCGAGATATATCCGGGTTCAGAATAAACCTCTATTTATTATTTATCGTCCGGGCGCGATTCCCCGCTGTGAAGAAATGCTTCGGTTTTGGAATCAACTGGCTATAAGAAGTGGTCTCGAAGGGATTTATTTTGCAAGAACATTAGGGGGGTTCGAGATCCCCCCGCAGTCTGGTTTTGAAGCAAGTATTGAATTTGAACCGCATTATACGTTTGCTCATGGACATAATGCAAATCTTTGGAGTTATATTAGCACCAAGGATGGAGAACATCTGGTATTTGATTATGACAGAGTATGGGAAATGATACTGGGCCGATCTCCGCACCGAAGCGGTGAAACGATTTTCCCAGGTGCCTATGTCAATTGGGATAACACCCCTCGAATTGGAGCTCGCGGGCAAAGCTGTATTGGGTCTACTCCCGAAAAATTTAGTTATTATTTAACGAAACAGATGAACCGGGCTGCTTCGATCTATCAATCGGAGTTTGTATTTATCAATGCTTGGAATGAATGGGCGGAGGGGACTTATCTGGAACCAGATAAGAAACATCATTTTTCATATTTGGAGGCCGTTCAAAAAGCTGTTACACGCCATGAAAAGTACATGGAGGGTAACACAAAGCTTTCAAAAAAGAGGTAA